In the genome of Chryseobacterium oryzae, one region contains:
- a CDS encoding APC family permease, with protein sequence MNQLFRRKHYSETDTSTSLARVLGVWDIVFFGIAAIIGAGSFSSLGEAVFRGGPGVILLYLICGFACGFTALCYAEFASRIPKAGSAYTYAYASFGELMAWVIGWALIMEYSFGNIYVAFSWSDYFTSFLERLGMHIPDYLTCSYSEAKKAFLNGSENKELINAWKTAPLLGSLKFIVDIPALVINGLITWLCYRGVKESKNFNNSLVILKLAVIVLVVLVGAAYLNTDNWTPISIETGKPSFMPNGFAGVMSAVSGVFFAYIGFDALSVLSEETKNPQKTLPKGMIISLVLCTVIYICLTLVLTGMVDYRKFDGVGDPLSFIFEKSNANVAWMELTVSFVAIVAITTVLLVFQMGQPRIWYAMSRDGLMPEKFQNVHPKYKTPAFATVVTGIVVGIPIIFTDKSFILDFTSIGTIFAFVLVCAGVLLLPPKEKIKGRFHLPYINGKILFPIIFIGGLIGFYIFQPEFFENLMNWGDSKEGEFRASIFFFILINLGLCIIAFLKNLSLIPLIGLSSCLYLLTGMSHDNWFYFGIWFAVGLVIYFCYGYRNSKLKNR encoded by the coding sequence ATGAATCAACTTTTTAGAAGAAAACACTACTCAGAAACAGATACTTCGACCAGTTTAGCAAGAGTTTTGGGCGTTTGGGATATCGTCTTTTTTGGTATTGCAGCTATAATTGGAGCAGGAAGTTTCAGCAGTTTGGGAGAAGCCGTTTTCCGAGGCGGTCCCGGTGTTATTCTTTTATATTTAATTTGTGGTTTTGCCTGCGGTTTCACGGCATTATGTTATGCAGAATTTGCAAGCAGAATTCCCAAAGCAGGTTCTGCATACACTTATGCTTATGCAAGTTTTGGCGAACTTATGGCATGGGTAATCGGATGGGCACTTATTATGGAATATTCTTTTGGAAATATTTATGTCGCTTTTTCCTGGTCAGATTATTTTACAAGTTTTCTAGAACGTTTGGGAATGCATATTCCAGACTATTTAACGTGCAGCTATTCGGAAGCTAAAAAAGCTTTCTTGAACGGTTCCGAAAATAAAGAACTTATCAACGCATGGAAAACTGCACCTTTATTGGGAAGCCTTAAATTTATTGTAGATATTCCCGCATTGGTTATTAATGGTCTCATAACATGGCTCTGCTACCGCGGAGTAAAAGAAAGTAAAAACTTCAATAATTCTTTGGTAATTCTGAAGCTTGCCGTAATTGTTCTTGTTGTATTAGTAGGCGCTGCTTATCTGAATACCGACAACTGGACTCCCATAAGTATAGAAACAGGAAAGCCGTCGTTTATGCCAAATGGTTTTGCCGGCGTTATGAGTGCTGTCTCGGGAGTTTTCTTTGCATATATAGGTTTTGATGCATTGAGTGTACTTTCGGAAGAAACAAAAAATCCGCAGAAAACATTGCCAAAGGGAATGATTATTTCTTTAGTGTTGTGTACTGTAATATATATCTGTCTTACTTTGGTTCTTACGGGAATGGTAGATTACAGAAAATTCGACGGAGTTGGAGATCCTCTTTCTTTCATTTTTGAAAAATCTAACGCCAATGTTGCATGGATGGAACTTACGGTTTCATTTGTTGCTATTGTTGCCATTACTACAGTATTATTGGTTTTCCAAATGGGACAGCCAAGAATATGGTACGCCATGAGCCGTGACGGACTGATGCCTGAAAAATTTCAAAATGTACACCCAAAATACAAAACCCCGGCTTTTGCAACTGTTGTAACAGGAATTGTGGTTGGAATTCCCATTATTTTTACAGATAAAAGTTTTATTCTGGATTTTACCAGCATCGGGACTATTTTCGCTTTTGTATTGGTTTGCGCAGGTGTACTGCTCCTTCCTCCGAAAGAGAAAATTAAAGGTAGATTTCACCTTCCTTACATCAACGGAAAAATTCTTTTCCCAATAATTTTTATTGGTGGATTAATTGGATTTTATATTTTTCAACCAGAATTTTTTGAAAATCTGATGAATTGGGGAGATTCCAAAGAAGGCGAATTCCGAGCGTCTATTTTCTTTTTTATTCTCATTAATTTGGGACTTTGTATTATTGCATTTCTTAAGAACCTATCATTAATTCCTTTAATAGGTTTAAGTTCTTGTTTGTATTTATTAACCGGAATGAGCCACGACAACTGGTTTTATTTCGGGATTTGGTTTGCCGTTGGTTTGGTTATTTACTTTTGTTATGGCTATCGAAACAGTAAACTTAAAAACAGATAA
- a CDS encoding SPFH domain-containing protein — protein sequence MIYLGILVFFGLITLFASFFTVKQETAAIVERLGKLHSVRHAGLQLKIPFVDQISKRMNLRIQQLDVIIDTKTLDNVFIRMKVSVQFQVIRQQVADAYYRLENPESQITSFVFDVVRAEVPKLKLDDVFVRKDDIAIAVKGELQEAMNSYGYDIIKALVTDIDPDEQVKHAMNRINAAEREKTAAEYESEAQRIRIVAVAKAEAESKKLQGQGIADQRREIAKGLQESVHMLNSVNIKPQEASALIVVTQHYDTLQSIGANNRSNLVLLPNSPTAASSMLNDLVVSMAATQKMDDLGITGNK from the coding sequence ATGATCTATTTAGGTATTTTGGTCTTTTTCGGACTGATAACATTATTTGCTTCTTTTTTTACGGTGAAGCAGGAAACAGCGGCTATCGTTGAGCGTTTAGGTAAGCTTCATTCTGTTCGTCACGCAGGTTTACAGCTTAAAATTCCTTTTGTTGATCAGATTTCTAAAAGAATGAATTTAAGAATTCAGCAACTGGATGTAATTATCGATACCAAAACATTGGATAACGTTTTTATCAGAATGAAAGTTTCAGTTCAGTTTCAGGTAATCAGACAACAGGTTGCAGATGCATATTATCGTTTGGAAAATCCTGAATCTCAAATTACTTCATTCGTTTTTGATGTAGTGAGAGCAGAGGTTCCGAAGCTAAAACTGGATGATGTTTTTGTAAGAAAAGATGATATTGCAATTGCTGTAAAAGGTGAGTTGCAAGAGGCTATGAACAGTTATGGTTACGATATCATTAAAGCATTGGTTACGGATATCGATCCGGATGAGCAGGTAAAACACGCCATGAACAGAATTAATGCCGCTGAAAGAGAAAAAACTGCTGCAGAATACGAATCTGAAGCTCAGAGAATCAGAATTGTGGCAGTTGCAAAAGCAGAAGCAGAATCTAAAAAATTACAGGGACAGGGTATTGCAGATCAAAGAAGAGAGATTGCAAAAGGTTTGCAGGAGTCTGTACACATGCTTAATTCTGTAAATATTAAGCCTCAGGAAGCTTCAGCTTTAATCGTTGTTACACAGCATTACGATACTCTTCAGTCTATTGGTGCCAACAATAGAAGTAATCTTGTACTTCTTCCAAATTCGCCAACTGCAGCAAGTTCTATGCTTAATGATTTGGTGGTTTCCATGGCTGCAACGCAAAAAATGGATGATTTAGGAATTACCGGTAATAAATAA
- the dgt gene encoding dGTP triphosphohydrolase, with the protein MNLNQIFTSQRTGNNPNTVASRTDFQRDFDRIIFSSAFRRLQNKTQVFPLPGSVFVHNRLTHSLEVSSVGRSLGSVIGEYIAENFKSELNEESRNFYQHNLGNVVAAACLCHDVGNPAFGHSGEDAIASYFERNENQIKHQFSEKEWADLVNFEGNANAIRVLTHQQQGKDFGGTQLTLTTLASIAKYPCEAVAKKKGYVHRKKFGFFQNEKETFLEIAKGVKLICENNQPYIFKRHPFVWLVEAADDICYNIIDMEDAHRLGIVSTADCKNLFFELVKSETDDIKRVENKLNSIGNENEQISYLRAKVINALINKSVELFKLNFNKILDGTLDKALLDIYKYENTTLQDIETFSIEKIYNHRAVVEIENAGYNVMYELLDHFIPSILKKDDERKSYDKKALKLLPKQFVYEKGSDYQKTLGIIDFVSGMTDNYATDLYRKIKGIDIGMTM; encoded by the coding sequence ATGAATTTGAATCAGATTTTTACCAGTCAGAGAACCGGTAATAATCCCAATACGGTGGCTTCGAGAACAGATTTTCAGAGAGATTTCGATAGAATAATTTTTTCTTCGGCTTTCAGAAGATTACAAAACAAAACACAGGTTTTTCCGCTTCCCGGAAGTGTTTTTGTGCACAATAGGTTAACACATTCTTTAGAAGTTTCTTCTGTGGGGAGAAGTTTGGGAAGTGTGATAGGAGAATATATTGCAGAAAATTTTAAATCTGAACTTAATGAAGAATCCAGAAATTTTTATCAGCATAATTTAGGAAATGTTGTCGCTGCAGCTTGTCTTTGCCATGATGTGGGAAACCCTGCTTTCGGGCATTCGGGTGAAGATGCGATTGCCAGTTATTTTGAAAGAAATGAAAACCAGATAAAACATCAGTTTTCCGAAAAAGAATGGGCAGATCTTGTTAATTTCGAAGGAAATGCAAATGCGATAAGAGTTTTAACGCATCAGCAACAGGGAAAAGATTTTGGAGGAACTCAACTTACCTTAACCACTTTGGCCAGCATTGCAAAATACCCTTGTGAAGCAGTGGCGAAGAAAAAAGGATATGTGCACAGAAAGAAATTTGGTTTTTTCCAGAATGAAAAAGAAACTTTCCTGGAAATAGCAAAAGGCGTAAAACTTATTTGTGAAAATAACCAACCCTATATTTTCAAAAGGCATCCATTCGTTTGGCTGGTAGAAGCGGCAGATGATATTTGTTATAACATTATAGATATGGAAGATGCTCACAGATTAGGAATTGTATCTACAGCAGATTGCAAAAATCTTTTTTTTGAGCTGGTGAAATCTGAAACAGACGATATAAAAAGAGTAGAAAATAAACTTAATTCTATCGGAAACGAAAACGAACAGATTTCTTACCTCAGAGCGAAAGTAATTAATGCATTAATTAATAAATCTGTTGAATTATTTAAGCTGAATTTTAATAAAATATTAGATGGAACCTTAGATAAAGCTTTGTTGGATATTTATAAATATGAAAACACAACTTTACAGGATATTGAAACTTTTTCAATTGAAAAAATTTACAATCACCGAGCAGTTGTAGAAATAGAAAACGCAGGATATAATGTGATGTATGAATTGCTGGATCATTTTATTCCATCAATTCTGAAAAAAGATGATGAGAGGAAATCTTATGACAAAAAAGCACTGAAATTACTGCCAAAACAGTTTGTGTATGAAAAAGGCAGCGACTATCAGAAAACCTTGGGAATTATAGATTTCGTGTCGGGAATGACGGATAATTACGCGACAGATTTATACAGAAAAATTAAAGGGATAGATATTGGGATGACTATGTAG
- a CDS encoding DNA-formamidopyrimidine glycosylase family protein, whose product MPEGPTILLMKDDLLKFVGKKVINAEGSSVPDEHIVAGKVLKKIKTFGKLTFLIFDDCIFRIHLLMFGSYSLEEKPEMKSLRLGLKFQNGTVYFYTCSVKIVDESILNTIDWEADVMSKNWNTEKAIEKMNTHPTMLICDALMNQEIFSGVGNIIKNEALFRAKVHPESKIQNIPKKILQQIISETIDYSFDFLKWKIKNELRKHFQVYHREKCPLCGGTITKKETGKNKRTSFFCKKDQKLY is encoded by the coding sequence ATGCCAGAAGGACCAACCATTTTACTGATGAAAGATGACCTACTGAAATTTGTAGGCAAAAAAGTAATTAATGCGGAAGGAAGTTCAGTTCCGGATGAACATATCGTAGCTGGCAAAGTTCTGAAAAAAATTAAGACTTTCGGAAAACTAACTTTCCTGATTTTTGATGACTGTATCTTCAGAATACATTTGCTGATGTTCGGATCTTACAGCTTAGAAGAAAAACCAGAAATGAAATCTTTGCGCCTTGGGTTAAAATTTCAAAACGGAACTGTGTATTTTTATACCTGTTCTGTAAAAATTGTGGATGAAAGTATCTTAAATACCATAGATTGGGAAGCCGATGTTATGAGCAAAAACTGGAATACTGAAAAAGCGATTGAAAAAATGAACACTCATCCTACTATGTTGATTTGTGATGCATTGATGAATCAAGAAATATTTTCCGGAGTCGGAAATATTATAAAAAATGAAGCATTATTCCGTGCAAAAGTACATCCTGAAAGCAAAATTCAGAATATACCAAAAAAAATTCTCCAACAAATTATTTCAGAGACAATAGATTACAGCTTCGATTTTCTAAAATGGAAAATAAAAAATGAGCTCAGAAAACATTTTCAGGTATATCATCGAGAAAAATGCCCTCTTTGTGGTGGCACAATTACCAAAAAAGAAACCGGCAAAAATAAGAGAACAAGCTTCTTCTGCAAAAAAGATCAAAAACTTTATTAA
- a CDS encoding DUF962 domain-containing protein, giving the protein MPDRIKTFSEFYKFYLTEHSKTGTRIFHFTGTLLVLFVVGYVIYSGKERFLWYVPIFGYGFAWFSHAVIEKNTPATFKYPLWSLLSDFKLFFELLIGKEKFNNHINPMNNI; this is encoded by the coding sequence ATGCCCGACAGAATAAAAACATTTTCAGAATTCTATAAGTTTTATCTTACAGAGCACAGTAAAACCGGAACAAGAATCTTCCATTTTACAGGTACTCTTTTGGTTTTGTTTGTTGTAGGATATGTAATTTATTCGGGTAAAGAAAGATTTTTATGGTACGTTCCGATTTTTGGATACGGTTTCGCATGGTTCAGCCATGCAGTTATAGAAAAAAACACGCCTGCTACATTTAAATATCCGCTATGGTCATTACTATCAGATTTCAAACTGTTTTTTGAACTTCTTATTGGTAAAGAAAAATTCAATAATCATATAAACCCTATGAATAATATCTAA
- the dnaN gene encoding DNA polymerase III subunit beta: MKFIVSSGELQKALQTVSGVISSSQSRPILENYLFELNENNLTITASDGETTLITSLEVKSDDSGRFAVPAKIFQDFIKTYGEQPLTLAVKDNVEGTGSQLEILDEKDNFAVALDNADDYPEIPEFDASQSVTMPAGVLSEALTNTLFATSNDSLRPVMTGVLFQFGENETNFVSTDSHRLVVYKRTDLMNAEPMEFIMPKKPLNIFKNILASSNQDVTIDFNENMAKFTFGQHVWICRLIDGKYPNYTAVIPKENPNVLTINRNLLLSAIRRASIMSNKSTNQVRFKLSGNILHLHAEDTEYANKADMQIPCDYNGEDINIGFSSKFLTEMLGILAADDITMKMSQPNRPGIIEPLDGLEENENILMLSMPVIGL, encoded by the coding sequence ATGAAATTTATTGTTTCAAGTGGTGAGCTGCAGAAGGCTTTACAAACTGTAAGTGGTGTAATATCAAGTTCTCAGTCGAGACCGATCTTAGAAAACTATCTTTTTGAGCTGAACGAAAATAATCTTACCATTACTGCATCTGATGGCGAAACAACTTTAATTACTTCTTTGGAAGTGAAATCTGATGATTCTGGTAGATTTGCCGTTCCTGCAAAGATTTTTCAAGATTTTATAAAAACTTATGGTGAGCAGCCTCTTACTTTGGCGGTGAAAGACAATGTGGAAGGAACAGGAAGTCAGCTTGAAATTTTAGATGAAAAAGATAATTTTGCCGTTGCTTTAGACAATGCAGACGATTATCCTGAAATCCCGGAATTTGATGCTTCACAGTCTGTTACAATGCCTGCAGGAGTTCTTTCCGAAGCTTTAACCAATACACTTTTTGCTACCAGTAACGACTCGCTTCGTCCTGTAATGACGGGTGTTTTATTTCAATTTGGAGAAAATGAAACCAATTTTGTTTCTACAGATTCTCATAGATTGGTGGTTTACAAAAGAACCGATTTGATGAATGCCGAACCGATGGAATTCATCATGCCTAAAAAACCACTTAATATTTTCAAAAATATTTTAGCATCATCCAACCAAGATGTAACGATAGATTTTAATGAAAATATGGCTAAATTTACTTTTGGTCAGCACGTTTGGATTTGTAGATTAATAGACGGAAAATACCCGAATTATACAGCGGTAATTCCTAAAGAAAACCCAAATGTTTTAACGATTAACAGAAATCTTTTACTCAGTGCAATTAGAAGAGCTTCTATTATGTCGAATAAATCTACCAATCAGGTAAGATTTAAGCTTTCAGGAAATATTCTTCACCTTCATGCAGAAGATACAGAATATGCAAACAAAGCAGATATGCAGATTCCTTGCGATTACAACGGGGAAGATATTAATATTGGTTTCAGTTCTAAATTTTTAACTGAAATGTTAGGGATTTTGGCAGCCGATGATATTACAATGAAAATGTCTCAGCCAAACAGACCGGGAATTATTGAGCCGCTAGATGGTTTAGAAGAAAACGAAAATATTTTAATGCTTTCTATGCCTGTTATTGGTTTGTAG
- a CDS encoding AAA family ATPase, with protein MNLYNLIIQDKEELNLNDIYLSPENKKEIIQIIKEHTYIKQLQEFGLPVNNKILLQGSSGCGKTMTAKAIANALNKNIIILNLSNIVSSRIGETSQNIKMIFDKAAREKSVLFLDELDQIGKARGSDDKDVGEMRRLVNTLLQLIDYYPENAMLICATNHPEIIDTALLRRFQLKINYTLPSQTFLNQYYDNLLEKFPENLRNIERKYEISFAEAKDLTFTAVKGKLIENLEKENQS; from the coding sequence ATGAATTTGTACAATCTTATTATTCAGGATAAAGAAGAACTCAATTTGAATGATATATATCTTTCGCCTGAAAACAAAAAAGAGATCATACAGATTATTAAAGAACATACATACATTAAGCAACTTCAGGAATTTGGTTTGCCTGTTAACAACAAAATACTATTGCAAGGCAGTTCGGGATGCGGAAAAACAATGACCGCCAAGGCAATTGCCAATGCTTTGAATAAAAATATTATCATTCTGAATCTCAGCAACATTGTTTCTTCCAGAATTGGGGAAACATCGCAAAATATTAAAATGATTTTCGACAAAGCAGCAAGAGAAAAATCGGTTCTTTTTCTGGACGAACTGGATCAGATAGGCAAAGCAAGAGGTAGTGATGATAAAGACGTTGGAGAAATGAGGAGGCTCGTAAATACCCTACTCCAGCTTATAGATTATTATCCTGAAAACGCGATGCTAATCTGTGCGACAAATCATCCGGAAATTATTGACACTGCTCTTCTCAGAAGGTTTCAGCTTAAAATAAACTACACTTTACCATCCCAAACTTTTTTAAACCAGTATTACGATAATCTTCTCGAAAAATTTCCTGAGAATTTGAGAAATATTGAAAGAAAATATGAAATTTCATTCGCAGAAGCAAAAGATCTAACATTTACCGCAGTAAAAGGAAAACTTATTGAAAATTTGGAAAAAGAAAACCAATCTTAG